A stretch of bacterium DNA encodes these proteins:
- a CDS encoding DMT family transporter gives LGTAIFSAGFSLVVRKGQAHGNAITGVVIGLIVNTPLLIAASWYLWEPEWWNLRAIFWFMAGGVTGPVLGRVFMYQSIHFLGVSRTSPLIASGPLMTAALAYGFLGERPGPFIWGGTVCVVLGCVFITMKGKADSVWDRRFIWLAVAGMMFFSISNLLRKTGINILPVPVYAVTVTYLSALLFMILFSRALPKVHRPYLGRKKAWLFYGVCGLLNTAAFLFHFTAIHFGDLTIVSPISSTSPFFALILSWVFLRDMERITPLLIAGTSFVVLGGVLIVWKII, from the coding sequence CCCTCGGCACCGCCATCTTTTCGGCGGGCTTCAGCCTGGTCGTCCGCAAGGGGCAGGCCCACGGCAACGCCATCACCGGGGTGGTGATCGGTCTCATCGTGAACACCCCGCTCCTGATCGCGGCCTCCTGGTATCTCTGGGAGCCCGAATGGTGGAACCTGCGGGCAATCTTCTGGTTCATGGCGGGCGGCGTGACGGGCCCGGTGCTCGGCCGGGTGTTCATGTACCAGTCCATACATTTCCTCGGGGTCTCTCGGACTTCACCCCTCATCGCTTCGGGCCCCCTGATGACGGCTGCCCTGGCCTACGGTTTTCTCGGAGAGCGGCCGGGCCCCTTCATCTGGGGAGGGACGGTGTGCGTCGTGCTCGGTTGCGTGTTCATCACCATGAAGGGGAAAGCGGACAGCGTCTGGGACCGGCGCTTCATCTGGCTCGCGGTGGCGGGCATGATGTTTTTTTCCATCTCGAACCTGCTCCGGAAAACCGGGATCAATATCCTTCCGGTGCCGGTCTATGCGGTGACGGTGACCTATCTGTCGGCGCTTTTGTTCATGATTCTTTTCAGCAGGGCGCTCCCCAAGGTCCACCGGCCGTATCTGGGAAGGAAAAAGGCCTGGCTTTTTTACGGGGTGTGCGGACTGCTGAATACCGCGGCCTTCCTCTTTCACTTCACGGCGATTCATTTCGGCGATCTCACGATCGTGTCGCCGATTTCCTCGACCTCGCCTTTCTTCGCGTTGATTTTGAGCTGGGTCTTTCTCCGTGACATGGAGCGGATCACCCCGCTCCTCATCGCGGGGACCAGCTTCGTCGTCCTCGGCGGGGTGCTGATCGTCTGGAAGATCATCTAG
- a CDS encoding YajQ family cyclic di-GMP-binding protein — protein sequence MPTFDIVSKTDMQEVDNAIGGITREIAQRFDFKGSKCSVTRKEVEITILADDDFKLKQVHDLIATYFTRRKVDPRFLDYKTPESASGGTLRQIALVRQGIEQETAKYITKEIKGQKFKVQVAIQGDELRVSGKKRDDLQEVIAFCKELKKVEQPLQYVNFRD from the coding sequence ATGCCCACTTTTGACATCGTATCCAAGACCGACATGCAGGAAGTGGACAACGCCATCGGCGGGATCACCCGCGAGATTGCCCAGCGCTTCGACTTCAAGGGAAGCAAGTGTTCGGTGACGCGGAAGGAGGTGGAGATCACCATTTTGGCCGACGATGACTTCAAGCTGAAGCAGGTGCACGACCTCATCGCCACCTACTTCACCCGCCGGAAGGTGGACCCCCGCTTCCTCGACTACAAGACCCCCGAGAGCGCATCGGGCGGCACGCTTCGCCAGATCGCGCTCGTCCGCCAGGGGATCGAACAGGAGACCGCCAAGTACATCACCAAGGAGATCAAGGGCCAGAAGTTCAAGGTGCAGGTGGCCATCCAGGGCGATGAGCTGCGCGTTTCGGGCAAGAAACGCGACGATCTGCAGGAGGTCATCGCCTTCTGCAAGGAGTTAAAAAAAGTCGAACAGCCCCTGCAGTACGTCAACTTCCGCGACTAG
- a CDS encoding Gfo/Idh/MocA family oxidoreductase, whose amino-acid sequence MSDRPVGVGFVGLGRWAEVIAQGIEGAAGIETVAGYTRTPEKRVDFAKRYGCDAVDSYEALLAHPGVEAIAILSSTQVHYEQALAAIKAGKHLFLEKPITVTPAEGVEVVRRCDAAGLTLQVGYETRCMAGVRHMKKLIDEGTLGTPVACEANWSHDIGLRLTPDDWHYYWENCPGGPVMQLGIHHANNAILLMGPVARVRAICTQQVTKTEVPDLTNAILEHESGALTYLGNYYHCPRRWHINLLCTGGTASLDMKLTQGDVPAYMKQLLEADIHSTLLVQMKGAEKPEPVALPAGDNIIVAEMAEFARRVRGGGPSDADGPAGVETLSVILAAVESMKSGRAVDMKEYMTAQGAV is encoded by the coding sequence ATGTCAGATCGGCCGGTGGGGGTAGGTTTTGTGGGCCTCGGCAGGTGGGCCGAGGTTATTGCCCAGGGAATCGAGGGGGCGGCGGGCATCGAGACGGTCGCCGGCTACACCCGCACCCCCGAAAAACGGGTGGATTTCGCGAAGCGCTACGGCTGCGATGCGGTCGATAGCTACGAGGCCCTTCTCGCCCACCCCGGCGTGGAGGCCATCGCCATCCTTTCCTCCACCCAGGTCCACTACGAGCAGGCCCTCGCCGCCATCAAAGCCGGCAAGCACTTGTTTCTCGAAAAGCCCATCACCGTCACCCCCGCCGAGGGAGTGGAGGTGGTCCGCCGCTGCGATGCGGCCGGCCTCACCCTTCAGGTCGGCTACGAGACGCGGTGCATGGCCGGGGTGCGGCATATGAAAAAGCTGATTGACGAAGGAACGCTCGGCACGCCCGTGGCTTGCGAGGCGAACTGGTCGCACGATATCGGGCTACGGCTCACCCCCGATGACTGGCACTACTACTGGGAGAATTGCCCGGGCGGCCCCGTCATGCAGCTGGGCATCCATCATGCGAACAATGCCATCCTCCTCATGGGGCCGGTGGCGCGCGTGCGGGCCATCTGCACCCAGCAGGTCACCAAGACCGAGGTGCCCGATCTCACCAACGCCATCCTCGAGCACGAATCCGGCGCCCTCACCTATCTCGGCAACTACTACCACTGCCCCCGCAGATGGCACATCAACCTGCTCTGCACCGGGGGCACGGCCTCGCTCGACATGAAGCTGACCCAGGGAGACGTGCCCGCCTACATGAAGCAGTTGCTCGAAGCCGACATCCACTCCACCCTCCTGGTCCAGATGAAGGGTGCGGAAAAGCCCGAGCCGGTGGCGCTGCCCGCGGGCGATAACATCATCGTCGCGGAGATGGCAGAGTTCGCCCGCAGGGTGCGCGGCGGCGGCCCCTCCGACGCCGACGGCCCCGCCGGAGTGGAAACCCTTTCCGTCATCCTCGCCGCGGTCGAGAGCATGAAGAGCGGCCGCGCCGTTGACATGAAAGAATACATGACCGCCCAAGGCGCCGTGTAA
- a CDS encoding class I SAM-dependent methyltransferase: MGFELEREVNDHFTPFYGYVADEILGEMGSREGRVLEIGPYGPGVSVALAQKCPGMSFVCGDSYPEALAYQGEKIGVAGLADRIEVRPLDMLELPFADECFELVLFRGGLFFWEEQEKILREMDRVLSHLGLGVHGGGFGARAPNAVIEKHLPRARELNDALGKKRLGHRDVEKFADAAGLSRRAYIMHRHGLWLFWRKREEGYRKMDFSSGGDS, encoded by the coding sequence GTGGGGTTTGAGCTTGAGCGCGAGGTGAACGATCACTTCACGCCCTTCTACGGTTATGTGGCCGACGAGATTCTGGGCGAGATGGGCAGCCGGGAGGGCCGCGTGCTCGAGATCGGCCCCTACGGGCCGGGTGTGAGCGTGGCGCTGGCCCAAAAGTGCCCGGGGATGTCTTTTGTCTGCGGCGATTCGTACCCGGAGGCGCTGGCGTATCAGGGCGAGAAAATCGGTGTCGCCGGGCTGGCGGATCGAATCGAGGTTCGCCCGCTCGATATGCTGGAGCTTCCTTTCGCGGATGAATGTTTCGAGCTGGTTCTTTTCCGGGGTGGTCTTTTCTTCTGGGAAGAGCAGGAGAAGATTCTCCGGGAGATGGATCGGGTGCTCTCCCATCTGGGCCTCGGTGTGCACGGCGGCGGCTTTGGCGCCCGGGCGCCAAACGCGGTGATCGAGAAACATCTTCCCCGCGCGCGCGAGCTGAACGATGCGCTCGGGAAAAAACGCCTCGGGCACCGGGATGTCGAAAAATTCGCCGATGCCGCGGGCCTCTCTCGCCGGGCCTATATCATGCACCGGCACGGTCTCTGGCTTTTCTGGAGAAAACGCGAAGAGGGCTACCGGAAGATGGATTTTTCCTCAGGCGGGGATTCCTGA
- the pyrE gene encoding orotate phosphoribosyltransferase: protein MPQGLQEDWEELRKLLLEKSYREGKIILTSGKESDFYVDCRETTLHGRGAALTGRIFFERIKGSGAQAVGGPTLGADPMVTAIAMTAAAAGEELPAFIIRKESKGHGTGKLIEGIGNIPAGARVAIVEDAVTTGGSTYRSIEAARGAGFEVVKVVCLVDREEGGKENLAEKGITLESIFTRTSLLSGIPA from the coding sequence ATGCCACAGGGCCTGCAGGAAGACTGGGAAGAGTTGCGGAAGCTTCTTCTGGAAAAATCCTACCGCGAGGGGAAGATCATTCTCACCTCCGGAAAGGAGAGCGATTTTTATGTCGATTGCCGCGAAACCACCCTCCACGGACGCGGCGCGGCACTCACCGGGCGGATTTTCTTTGAGCGGATCAAGGGCTCGGGCGCCCAGGCGGTGGGCGGTCCCACCCTCGGGGCCGACCCGATGGTCACGGCGATCGCCATGACGGCCGCCGCCGCGGGCGAGGAGCTTCCCGCCTTCATCATCCGGAAGGAAAGCAAGGGGCACGGGACGGGCAAGCTGATCGAAGGCATCGGCAATATTCCCGCGGGCGCCCGCGTCGCCATCGTCGAGGACGCCGTCACCACCGGCGGCTCGACCTACCGATCGATCGAAGCGGCGAGGGGCGCGGGCTTTGAGGTGGTGAAGGTCGTCTGCCTGGTCGATCGTGAGGAGGGGGGAAAGGAAAATCTCGCCGAAAAAGGAATCACGCTCGAATCCATCTTTACGCGCACATCGCTTCTCTCAGGAATCCCCGCCTGA
- a CDS encoding N-acetylmuramoyl-L-alanine amidase translates to MRRFAGFRAWGLAFSLMGAAAPSHAQPRTAPAASGGPTEVAPFVLVLDPGHGGREAGSQGVGSVLEKNITFQTVKLLAGRLSKWPQIRVVLTREGDTEVTPVQRTAVANYNGAALFLSIHVDASWTPGLRGASILIAAPQRPPRMAGEPADAVALRWQRGQNVHLSDSLRFATGLRDSLQAIEGAGKVPIRVLTLRTLESAKMPAAYFSLGVLSTPEEVARLRELKADSPLISALVRTIVRFAGLPEEPPAVPEKAPAAGSGGSPGGGAGPPGGGASSENPGG, encoded by the coding sequence TTGAGGCGCTTTGCCGGATTCCGGGCCTGGGGGTTGGCGTTTTCCCTGATGGGGGCGGCGGCCCCCTCGCACGCCCAGCCGCGGACCGCGCCGGCCGCCTCCGGCGGCCCGACCGAGGTGGCGCCCTTTGTCCTGGTTCTCGATCCGGGCCATGGCGGGCGCGAAGCCGGCAGCCAGGGCGTGGGATCTGTTCTCGAGAAGAACATCACCTTCCAGACCGTGAAGCTTCTGGCCGGACGCCTCTCGAAGTGGCCGCAGATTCGCGTCGTTCTCACCCGCGAGGGCGACACCGAGGTGACGCCCGTTCAACGCACCGCCGTCGCCAACTACAATGGGGCGGCCCTTTTCCTTTCGATCCATGTAGACGCCTCCTGGACGCCCGGATTGCGCGGGGCATCGATCCTCATCGCGGCACCGCAGCGCCCGCCCCGGATGGCCGGCGAACCGGCCGACGCCGTTGCGCTTCGCTGGCAGCGTGGGCAAAACGTGCACCTATCCGACAGCCTCCGTTTTGCCACAGGCCTGCGCGACAGCCTTCAGGCGATCGAAGGGGCGGGGAAGGTGCCGATCCGCGTCCTCACGCTGCGAACCCTGGAGAGCGCCAAGATGCCGGCGGCCTATTTCAGCCTGGGTGTGCTTTCCACGCCGGAGGAGGTGGCGCGCCTGCGCGAACTCAAGGCGGACAGTCCCCTGATCTCAGCCCTGGTGCGGACGATCGTCCGCTTCGCCGGCTTGCCCGAGGAGCCGCCCGCCGTGCCGGAGAAAGCGCCCGCCGCTGGCTCGGGCGGATCGCCCGGCGGCGGGGCTGGACCCCCTGGCGGGGGGGCGTCCTCGGAAAATCCGGGGGGATGA
- a CDS encoding GerMN domain-containing protein yields MKKSRWFFLILFLAGAGAAVYYADPIFDLIYSGRRAALDPAQHAESGLAAPLDVVLFFAGGEGEKLLRYPTKVEKGKNIQETLRNTLNALLAGPEKEGFAPVFPKGTTLRAVTPDPEGVVYVDLSRAVREAHPGGAWGELLTAYAIANTVLFNFRDSFEKVILLIDGQEAETIAGAYSVTGPMRYREDLVAEEPAEKKEKETAKTPPSVPAAPPAPAGTPGGTPPPVGTPGEGAPPAETPPPGAPAPPAGESPGVPPVGAPGRP; encoded by the coding sequence ATGAAAAAATCCAGGTGGTTTTTTCTCATCTTGTTTCTGGCGGGCGCCGGTGCGGCGGTCTATTACGCCGATCCGATCTTCGATCTGATCTACTCTGGAAGGCGGGCGGCGCTGGACCCGGCCCAGCACGCGGAATCGGGTCTCGCGGCTCCGCTTGATGTGGTTCTCTTTTTCGCGGGCGGTGAAGGAGAAAAACTGCTCCGCTATCCGACCAAGGTGGAGAAGGGCAAGAACATCCAGGAGACCCTCCGCAACACCCTCAATGCTCTGCTCGCCGGGCCCGAGAAAGAAGGTTTTGCGCCTGTCTTTCCAAAGGGGACCACGCTTCGGGCGGTCACCCCCGATCCGGAGGGTGTGGTCTACGTCGATTTGAGCCGCGCGGTGCGCGAGGCGCATCCGGGCGGCGCCTGGGGAGAGTTGCTCACCGCCTATGCGATCGCCAATACGGTCTTGTTCAACTTCCGGGACAGCTTTGAAAAAGTGATTCTGCTCATCGACGGACAGGAAGCCGAGACGATTGCCGGCGCCTATTCGGTGACGGGACCGATGCGCTACCGCGAGGATCTGGTGGCCGAGGAGCCCGCCGAGAAAAAGGAAAAAGAAACGGCGAAGACACCCCCGTCGGTCCCGGCCGCGCCGCCCGCGCCCGCGGGGACGCCTGGAGGGACGCCGCCCCCCGTCGGCACGCCGGGAGAGGGCGCTCCGCCCGCAGAAACCCCGCCGCCCGGCGCCCCGGCACCCCCGGCGGGAGAGTCGCCCGGCGTTCCCCCCGTCGGCGCGCCTGGAAGGCCCTAG
- the bioA gene encoding adenosylmethionine--8-amino-7-oxononanoate transaminase yields MEPRPPGDERGRYERLRELDRRYLWHPFTPMDEWEKEEAPIIVERGEGAYLIDVEGNRFLDGVSSLWVNLHGHRRAEIDAAIRAQLDRIAHSTQLGMGHPAPIELAEKLIAIAPKGLARVFYSDSGATAVEVALKMAFQYQRQRQSARPEKSRFLALKLAYHGDTIGAVSVGGIPFFHDMFGPLLFETIRAEAPYCYRCPQEAERTPCAVCRGEEIERLILKHADELAAVVIEPLVQAAAGMIVQPPGFLRRVRAACDRAGALLIADEVATGFGRTGKMFACDHEGVTPDLLCLAKGLTGGYLPLAATLAREEIFDAFRGAPDAIKTFFHGHSYTGNPLGCAAALANLDIFERDKTMEALQPKIELFWEALAALRGLPQVGEVRGMGLMAGIELVADRESKTPFPPGRRTGRAVALAARARGLAIRPLGDILVLMPPYCVDRNEIGWMCDVLAASIGEGAPLP; encoded by the coding sequence ATGGAACCGCGCCCGCCCGGGGACGAGCGCGGCCGCTACGAGCGCCTGCGCGAACTCGACCGCCGCTACCTGTGGCACCCCTTCACCCCCATGGACGAATGGGAGAAAGAAGAAGCTCCCATCATCGTCGAGCGCGGCGAGGGCGCCTATCTGATCGATGTCGAGGGAAACCGCTTCCTCGACGGAGTTTCATCGCTCTGGGTGAATCTCCACGGCCACCGCCGCGCGGAGATCGACGCCGCCATCCGCGCGCAGCTCGATCGTATCGCCCACTCCACCCAGCTGGGAATGGGCCATCCGGCCCCGATCGAGCTGGCGGAAAAACTCATCGCCATCGCGCCGAAGGGGCTCGCGCGTGTCTTCTACTCGGACAGCGGGGCCACCGCCGTCGAGGTTGCCCTCAAGATGGCCTTTCAGTACCAGCGGCAGCGGCAGTCGGCACGCCCCGAAAAATCGCGCTTCCTCGCCCTGAAACTCGCCTACCACGGGGACACCATCGGGGCGGTGAGCGTGGGGGGGATCCCCTTTTTCCACGACATGTTCGGGCCCCTCCTCTTCGAGACGATTCGCGCCGAGGCGCCCTACTGCTACCGGTGTCCGCAGGAGGCGGAGCGCACCCCCTGCGCGGTCTGCCGGGGAGAGGAGATCGAGCGCCTCATCCTGAAGCACGCCGATGAACTCGCCGCCGTGGTGATCGAGCCTCTCGTCCAGGCGGCGGCGGGAATGATCGTCCAGCCCCCCGGCTTCTTGCGAAGGGTGCGTGCGGCGTGCGACCGGGCCGGTGCGCTGCTCATCGCGGATGAGGTGGCGACCGGCTTCGGGCGGACGGGAAAGATGTTCGCCTGCGATCACGAGGGCGTCACCCCCGATCTCCTGTGCCTGGCCAAAGGTCTGACGGGCGGCTACCTTCCCCTTGCCGCCACACTGGCGAGGGAGGAGATCTTCGACGCCTTCCGTGGCGCCCCCGATGCGATCAAAACCTTCTTCCACGGCCACTCCTACACCGGAAACCCCCTGGGGTGCGCCGCGGCGCTGGCCAATCTCGATATATTCGAGCGCGACAAAACGATGGAGGCTCTTCAGCCGAAGATCGAGCTGTTCTGGGAGGCGCTCGCCGCCCTGCGCGGGCTGCCCCAGGTCGGTGAGGTGCGGGGGATGGGGCTGATGGCGGGCATCGAGCTGGTGGCGGACAGGGAATCAAAGACGCCCTTCCCCCCCGGGCGGCGGACCGGCAGAGCGGTGGCGCTCGCGGCCCGGGCGCGCGGCCTCGCCATACGGCCGCTGGGGGATATCCTGGTGCTCATGCCGCCCTATTGCGTGGATCGAAATGAGATCGGCTGGATGTGCGATGTGCTCGCGGCCTCGATCGGAGAGGGAGCGCCCCTTCCCTAG
- a CDS encoding class I SAM-dependent methyltransferase: MTDASRQRAEVQRSFSRDSAYYVTSTPHARSSSLARAAEVLNPKGGILLDLATGAGHTAFAMAPRCDRVIASDLTAKMLDQARRLGAEKKIGNAIFLRTDAENIAFADGTLDYVSVRIAPHHFADVQRSINEMARVLKPGGRAVYVDNIAPEEAAEAKRYNDFEERRDPSHNRCDSLPVLVEMFESASLRVLHTENIRKRMDFEEWVRRPHITGEIEEELRQFLLRPTPAIRHWLAPREEEGQLVFDEVEAVILAERP, from the coding sequence ATGACCGATGCATCCAGACAGCGGGCCGAGGTCCAGCGCTCCTTCAGCCGGGATTCGGCCTACTACGTGACGAGCACCCCCCACGCGCGGAGCAGCTCGCTCGCCCGCGCCGCCGAGGTACTGAACCCCAAGGGCGGTATCCTGCTCGACCTCGCCACCGGCGCGGGCCACACCGCCTTCGCCATGGCGCCTCGGTGCGATCGCGTCATCGCCAGCGATCTCACCGCCAAAATGCTCGATCAGGCCCGTAGGCTCGGCGCCGAAAAAAAGATCGGCAACGCCATCTTTCTCCGGACGGACGCCGAGAACATCGCCTTCGCGGACGGCACGCTCGATTACGTCTCGGTGCGCATCGCCCCCCACCATTTCGCCGACGTGCAAAGATCCATTAATGAGATGGCCCGCGTCCTGAAGCCCGGCGGCCGGGCGGTCTATGTGGACAACATTGCCCCCGAGGAGGCGGCCGAGGCGAAGCGCTACAACGACTTCGAGGAGCGGCGCGACCCGAGCCACAACCGGTGCGACTCGCTCCCGGTGCTCGTCGAGATGTTCGAGAGCGCCAGCCTGCGCGTTTTGCACACCGAGAACATCCGCAAGCGGATGGACTTCGAGGAATGGGTCCGCAGGCCCCACATCACCGGTGAAATCGAGGAAGAGCTGCGGCAGTTTCTCCTCCGCCCCACCCCTGCGATCCGTCACTGGCTCGCCCCCCGCGAAGAAGAAGGCCAGCTGGTCTTCGATGAGGTCGAAGCGGTCATCCTGGCCGAGCGGCCCTGA
- a CDS encoding TRAP transporter large permease subunit — MILIGGLGLLALLLLGAPLFTLMGAVALWGFAAEEISSAALIIELYRMTDAPTLLAIPFFTFAGFMMAEAGTPRRLTALARALMGWMPGGLAVVTLVTCAFFTAFTGASGATIVALGGLLLAALHEDGYPERFSLGLVTTSGGLGLLFPPSLPLILYAVVAKVNIDLLFLAGIAPGLLRIFILGGYSMKTAGAAVGRTPFSTEKLLRAAREAAWEIPLPILIVGGIYGGLYTAAEAAAVAAFYVFVVEVFIYKDIDLRRDIPRIARESMVLVGVIMVILGAALGLTNYLVDQQVPQQILGIMKTLMEQRWAFLLGLNIFLLIVGSLMDVFSAIVIVVPLIVPIAKEFGVDPIHLGIIFLTNLEIGYITPPVGLNLFIASNRFGKSIAEVWRSTLPFLLWLLAGLLLVTYIPEISLAPLRWFTGLGR; from the coding sequence GTGATCCTCATCGGGGGCCTGGGCCTTCTCGCCCTCCTCCTTTTGGGGGCCCCGCTGTTCACCCTTATGGGCGCCGTTGCGCTCTGGGGATTCGCCGCCGAGGAGATCAGCTCAGCCGCCCTCATCATCGAACTCTACCGGATGACGGACGCCCCCACCCTGCTCGCCATCCCCTTCTTCACCTTCGCGGGCTTCATGATGGCCGAGGCCGGCACCCCGCGCCGGCTGACGGCGCTGGCGCGCGCCCTGATGGGCTGGATGCCGGGCGGCCTCGCCGTGGTCACCCTCGTCACCTGCGCCTTCTTCACGGCCTTCACGGGGGCATCGGGCGCGACGATCGTGGCCCTGGGCGGGCTCCTCCTGGCCGCCCTCCACGAGGATGGCTATCCGGAGCGCTTCTCGCTCGGCCTGGTGACGACCAGCGGAGGGCTCGGCCTTCTCTTTCCCCCGAGCCTCCCGCTCATCCTCTACGCCGTGGTGGCCAAGGTGAACATCGATCTTCTGTTTTTGGCCGGGATCGCGCCGGGCTTGCTGCGGATATTCATCCTCGGGGGCTACAGCATGAAAACGGCGGGCGCCGCGGTGGGGAGAACCCCTTTCTCGACGGAGAAACTCCTCCGCGCGGCGCGCGAGGCGGCCTGGGAGATCCCCCTCCCGATCCTGATCGTGGGCGGCATCTACGGCGGCCTCTACACGGCGGCCGAGGCGGCGGCCGTCGCGGCCTTCTATGTTTTCGTCGTCGAGGTATTCATCTACAAGGACATCGATCTGCGGCGGGACATCCCGCGCATCGCGCGCGAGAGCATGGTGCTCGTCGGAGTGATCATGGTGATCCTCGGGGCCGCCCTCGGCCTGACGAACTACCTCGTCGATCAGCAAGTGCCGCAACAGATTCTCGGCATCATGAAAACCCTCATGGAGCAAAGATGGGCCTTCCTCCTCGGCCTCAACATCTTCCTGCTCATCGTGGGCAGCCTGATGGATGTCTTCTCGGCCATCGTCATCGTGGTTCCGCTCATCGTCCCCATCGCCAAGGAGTTCGGCGTCGACCCCATCCATCTGGGCATCATCTTCCTCACCAACCTCGAGATCGGGTACATCACCCCGCCGGTCGGGCTCAACCTCTTCATCGCGAGCAACCGGTTCGGGAAGTCCATCGCCGAGGTGTGGCGCTCCACCCTGCCTTTCCTGCTCTGGCTCCTCGCCGGGCTCCTCCTCGTCACCTATATCCCCGAGATCAGCCTCGCTCCCCTGAGGTGGTTCACGGGCCTGGGGCGCTAG
- a CDS encoding TRAP transporter small permease subunit — protein MNSLPLSPIHRAWTHFEAALARAESVFLVSLLLLMVGVGFLQVILRNIFHTGIFSADLLMRQGLIWLVLIGASLAAREDGRHIVIDILARLLPASWAARARRLTDLFAAFICLLLARASFLFLAQEWEAGSRISGVFPAWIFQVVLPLGFALMAVRFLGGALFGRPASPQTRGDAP, from the coding sequence ATGAATTCCCTCCCGCTCTCCCCCATCCACAGGGCCTGGACACACTTCGAGGCCGCCCTCGCGCGGGCGGAGAGCGTCTTTCTCGTCAGCCTCCTTCTCCTCATGGTGGGCGTCGGTTTTCTTCAGGTCATCCTGAGAAATATTTTTCACACCGGAATCTTCAGCGCCGACCTGCTCATGCGGCAAGGCCTGATCTGGCTGGTGCTGATCGGCGCCTCCCTCGCCGCGCGGGAGGACGGCCGCCACATCGTCATCGACATTCTCGCCCGGCTCCTCCCCGCCTCCTGGGCGGCCCGCGCCCGCAGGCTGACCGATCTGTTCGCCGCCTTCATCTGTCTTCTGCTTGCCCGCGCCTCATTCTTGTTCCTCGCCCAGGAATGGGAGGCCGGAAGCCGGATATCCGGCGTATTTCCGGCCTGGATCTTCCAGGTGGTGCTCCCGCTCGGCTTTGCCCTGATGGCCGTGCGGTTCCTGGGCGGCGCGCTCTTCGGCCGGCCCGCCTCGCCGCAGACTCGGGGAGATGCGCCGTGA